AGATTGAGTCTTTAGAACATTATTTTGATAATAATGTCTTTCTTCAGAAATTAACGGCAGGTGGTTGTCCTTTCCATTCTCAAAATCAGAACAATCACTAATTTTCATTTAGTTATAGTCTATCGAATAGCACGCTCATCGGCGCTCTTAGCAAACAGCAGTAAGCGCCGATCGAGTGATTATAATCATCGAAAGTCTGCAATTTAAGATTTATTATTAAGGCTGATAATGGATGCAGAGAAATTTTAAGAAATTAAAAAATGTCATTTATGGTATTCGTATTTGCACAGTAGTAGCTGGTGTATTGACTGAAGGTGTAAACCCAGCCAGTTTACCCGACTTCTGGGGTACAAAATCCGTTTCTTTGCTACCTTGAACCTCAGATAAGTAGCAATCTCGCACTGCTAACAACAAGCCTTTGATGGCATCTGGTGCGCCTGTTTTAACTAAATCGTCCGCCTTTTTGAAAAAATGCGATCGCCATTTGCTATCGTTATTGCCATACAATTCTATTAAATACCAACCTGCAAGATACTCAGCTAAAGGGTCAAGACAGAAACGGATTCTATCTTTGGCAGAACCGATAGTTTGAATCAGGTGCAAACGTTTTTCCAGATAATTGAGGTGTGCTTCGGGGTCATCAATACCCAAATTTGCTAATGCAGCAACCGCATCGGCACGCTTGGCTGTTCCTGGTTGATAACTTTGCTGCAAGCATTCCCAGGCAATGGTTTTGGCAATTTGATGAACAGTGCGGTCATCAAATTGATTGTCTGTAACATCACGATTGAGTTCGTTGATATAACCCAGCATCAAATTAGGAATATTCTCTGGTAACGCAGAAATATTCGATGTAACGTCTTTACTGGCGATTAACTGTTCAGCATAAAGTTTCGCCAGCAAAACAGTGATATTATTTTGACCGACCATCAGAGAAAGACGATTACAAGCGTCAAAAAATTCCTGGTCAGTAAAGCGATCGCGTTTACCTCGCTGCATGAGATAAGCTTCCATAAAGGACGATAGTTTATTCGCCTCAATCCGCAGAGGTTTAATTATCGTCTTATTAACCCGCCCCAGCTTTTCCTCAATTCGGGAAGTAATCACCAACGCATTCACCGGAAACTCTGGCGACTCCGGCTCAATTGCTTCTCGTGTAGTCGCATTCATTTCTGAGAATCGGTCTACAATCACTAGAATGCGTTTCTTTCTTAACAAACGTAACAGTAATTCTTGACAAATCGGCTCTGGTTCATCAATTAAAGCTTGCAACTGTCCTCTGATAGCTTCTAAAAGCGGCGACTTACCTTCACTTACCCGAAATTCTTCTTCTAAAAGCACAGGTAACATCAAATGTTTGCAGAGTTGTTGGTCTTCAGTCTCAGCCATTGCCCATCCAGCGATTCGACACGCTAAACTGGTTTTACCTACACCCCCTTCCCCACCAATTACTAGACAGCTACGTTGTTTCTCAAAAGTTGAGCGCAAATTCTCATTCATCAGTTGGGGAACTGTTGTACCATCCAGAACAACGGGAATGGGAATGTAACAGGCGCGACTGCTAACTGTATCCTTTTTGGGAAATTGTTCGCGGGCTGCTTTGATATATTTAGCTACCCACGCATCTAATACTCTGGGATGGTAATGAAACCAGCCAACAAATAGCACATATCGCAGAGGTACATTAACGCTGATAAATGGGAGAGAAAAATCTGTGTAGGGTTTGAGGGCGTTGTTAATTTTCAACAACCATAAAGGGGCTACCCGCAAGAGAATTAACCAAATAGAAGGCAATAAGATAACGTAG
This portion of the Nostoc sp. GT001 genome encodes:
- a CDS encoding HEAT repeat domain-containing protein gives rise to the protein MTKHTRQVLLSALKVVVLCLTLFLLCTSNSWAQITTDSKIAPLIEKLIDNDAHIRSLAADALVNIGSPAVPSLIEALKNQDINLRWHAASVLGDLGAEAAPAVPALSAALQDEDGQVRLYATLALGNIGTAAKAAVPSLMAALQDKEQFVRIYVPSALRKIGVEAKVAVPVLTAALKDKNPTVRYNSAYALGAMGTEAVSAVPNLIALLNDSQFYVRLGAIKGLGGIAAGFQDKANALPTSKLQKVISDFEEVLATIQKYKDKFTETDIKLIRRPLNALKAEKETRLFDRVLESLFKHKLLLGIAAYVILLPSIWLILLRVAPLWLLKINNALKPYTDFSLPFISVNVPLRYVLFVGWFHYHPRVLDAWVAKYIKAAREQFPKKDTVSSRACYIPIPVVLDGTTVPQLMNENLRSTFEKQRSCLVIGGEGGVGKTSLACRIAGWAMAETEDQQLCKHLMLPVLLEEEFRVSEGKSPLLEAIRGQLQALIDEPEPICQELLLRLLRKKRILVIVDRFSEMNATTREAIEPESPEFPVNALVITSRIEEKLGRVNKTIIKPLRIEANKLSSFMEAYLMQRGKRDRFTDQEFFDACNRLSLMVGQNNITVLLAKLYAEQLIASKDVTSNISALPENIPNLMLGYINELNRDVTDNQFDDRTVHQIAKTIAWECLQQSYQPGTAKRADAVAALANLGIDDPEAHLNYLEKRLHLIQTIGSAKDRIRFCLDPLAEYLAGWYLIELYGNNDSKWRSHFFKKADDLVKTGAPDAIKGLLLAVRDCYLSEVQGSKETDFVPQKSGKLAGFTPSVNTPATTVQIRIP